The Aureispira anguillae genome contains a region encoding:
- a CDS encoding DUF7619 domain-containing protein translates to MKLLKSAHYCALLFLLLFSKTASLAQEVNIEWTATIGNIHQFSDRTESIVSDEHGDIYVLGMFQDTVDFDPHIGVHNLTASNRSLFIQKINEQGQLIWVKKFEGTGRAWGFDLVADQQGSIYILGEFRGTVDFDIGSGIFNLTSIGTDADIFFAKLDLNGNLSWVKHIIGNDFLTASAIDVDNNGNVYIGGAFQGTADFDPGPGTANMTPAVPSSYESFAAKYDANGHLVWAKSYGGYTSDELNDLTVDNNGNVLATGYFNTTADFDPGVGTYHLTSEGNSDIYILKLDTNGNFVWASSLGTNSDDQGLALVTDAANNVYITGMAKLTLHDIDPGPGMHPVFGHGGEECFLLKLDAAGNFSWGKVIGGPNDDKGISMAIDAFDNIYLSGIFQDSMEVIVGLDTNKLHVFSQGIYDDDGFILKLNTSGDIIWGKSVGAHVAHTDSENNICIDNKANVYLASSFWGPSSFTPLGGHQSTPHGGWDIFLMKLNQDNLVGSCFLDLNQNCQKESHEIGLEGRRLIINPGNIIVQTNRSGLWSADELPAGNYTIVADTTGGWSTTCLTAQPFTVVSPDAYTIVPEMGFVANYPCPAPNISLFAPTLRPGFSNQSVFVRVCNDYNGTDSLQNNYVVVTLHDSLTVQSATVPYTNLGNNSFQVDIGDLKPGECEQFHFRCILSANTTLGSSLCMNAQLFPVDSCALDSIPTATPDSISPCLTPYDWSHLVIRPECNNDTIIFTIINTGDGDMTCFSQVRLFIDGQYIWLDSVQLQSGQSQQFIFPGDGRTWRLEVDQHPFHPGTSLPSATIELCGDGSNWTPDLVNILPQNDADPIIDIFCGVVQGSYDPNDKRGFPLGVGPTHDILPGQDLEYVIRFQNTGTDTAFNIVILDTLSSHFDLLSVQSGVSSDDYSFELLGNGVLKWTFSNIMLPDSNVNEPLSHGFVTFKVAQAPNLPNGTVLLNKAAIYFDFNLPIITNSAHHTIHKKVFTINVDQVASPTSMIRIFPNPTTGILNIDYPSSQSYQIVLYDNLGRILLSKKAEQQQTELDISEINPGIYFVTIYNQEKSIVRKIIKN, encoded by the coding sequence ATGAAACTTTTAAAATCAGCGCACTACTGCGCATTGCTTTTCCTATTGCTATTTTCAAAAACGGCTAGTCTTGCACAAGAGGTTAACATCGAATGGACTGCGACCATTGGCAACATCCACCAATTCTCAGACCGAACAGAAAGCATTGTCTCGGATGAACATGGAGACATTTATGTCTTGGGTATGTTTCAAGATACGGTAGATTTTGATCCTCATATTGGTGTTCATAACTTAACGGCTTCAAATAGATCATTATTCATACAAAAAATCAATGAGCAGGGGCAACTTATTTGGGTAAAGAAATTTGAAGGAACGGGTCGTGCTTGGGGATTTGATCTTGTTGCAGATCAACAAGGAAGTATTTATATTTTAGGGGAATTTAGGGGCACCGTTGACTTTGATATAGGATCAGGTATTTTTAATTTAACTTCGATAGGGACGGATGCAGATATATTTTTTGCGAAACTTGATTTAAATGGCAATTTATCTTGGGTTAAACATATCATTGGCAATGATTTTCTCACAGCGAGTGCCATCGATGTTGACAACAACGGCAATGTCTACATTGGCGGTGCTTTTCAAGGAACCGCAGATTTTGACCCTGGACCAGGCACCGCTAATATGACCCCTGCTGTTCCATCTTCCTATGAATCTTTTGCTGCAAAATATGATGCAAATGGTCATTTGGTCTGGGCAAAATCCTATGGGGGGTACACTTCAGATGAACTCAATGATTTAACCGTTGATAATAATGGTAATGTACTAGCCACTGGATATTTTAATACCACGGCAGATTTTGACCCTGGTGTTGGCACCTACCATTTAACTTCTGAGGGCAATTCGGATATATATATTCTAAAACTCGATACCAATGGTAATTTTGTTTGGGCCTCTTCTCTTGGCACTAATTCTGATGACCAAGGGCTGGCTTTGGTTACGGATGCAGCCAACAATGTTTACATAACAGGAATGGCAAAACTTACCCTACATGATATTGATCCTGGACCTGGGATGCATCCCGTTTTTGGACATGGCGGAGAAGAGTGTTTCCTTTTAAAATTAGATGCTGCGGGGAATTTTAGTTGGGGAAAAGTAATTGGAGGGCCTAACGATGACAAAGGGATTTCCATGGCAATTGATGCCTTTGATAATATTTATTTATCGGGCATCTTTCAAGATAGTATGGAGGTTATTGTTGGTCTTGATACGAATAAATTGCACGTCTTTTCGCAAGGTATTTACGATGATGATGGCTTTATCCTTAAACTAAATACTAGTGGCGATATAATCTGGGGAAAATCTGTTGGCGCTCATGTGGCTCATACCGATTCTGAAAATAATATCTGTATTGACAACAAAGCTAATGTCTACTTGGCAAGCAGTTTTTGGGGACCTTCTAGCTTTACCCCACTAGGTGGACACCAGTCGACACCACATGGAGGATGGGATATTTTTTTAATGAAATTGAATCAGGATAATCTAGTCGGTAGCTGTTTTCTCGATTTGAATCAGAACTGCCAAAAAGAAAGCCATGAAATTGGTTTAGAAGGTCGTCGTTTAATCATCAACCCTGGAAATATCATTGTTCAAACCAATCGTTCTGGTCTTTGGTCTGCCGATGAGTTGCCTGCGGGAAATTATACCATCGTAGCCGATACCACGGGAGGATGGAGTACAACTTGCCTTACAGCACAACCTTTTACCGTAGTGAGTCCAGATGCTTATACCATCGTTCCTGAAATGGGTTTTGTTGCCAATTATCCCTGCCCTGCTCCCAATATATCCCTGTTTGCTCCTACCCTTAGACCAGGATTTTCCAATCAATCCGTTTTTGTTCGGGTTTGCAATGATTATAACGGTACGGATTCTTTGCAGAACAACTACGTTGTTGTAACGCTACACGATTCGCTTACCGTTCAATCGGCAACAGTTCCTTATACCAATCTGGGGAATAACTCTTTTCAAGTAGATATTGGAGACCTAAAACCTGGGGAATGTGAGCAGTTTCACTTTCGTTGTATCCTTAGTGCAAATACGACGCTTGGTTCTAGTTTGTGTATGAATGCTCAATTGTTTCCTGTGGATTCTTGTGCGTTAGATTCTATTCCAACAGCTACTCCAGATAGTATTTCACCTTGTCTAACGCCCTATGATTGGTCGCATCTAGTCATTCGACCAGAATGCAACAATGATACGATTATTTTTACCATTATCAATACTGGTGATGGGGATATGACCTGCTTTTCGCAAGTGCGTTTATTTATAGATGGGCAATATATTTGGCTGGACTCTGTCCAACTGCAAAGCGGACAATCCCAACAATTTATTTTTCCTGGCGATGGAAGAACATGGCGTTTGGAAGTAGATCAACATCCATTTCATCCTGGCACTTCTCTACCCTCTGCGACCATAGAACTTTGTGGTGATGGTTCCAACTGGACGCCTGATTTAGTGAATATTTTACCTCAAAATGATGCCGACCCTATTATTGATATTTTTTGTGGAGTAGTCCAAGGTAGTTATGATCCCAATGATAAGAGAGGATTCCCATTAGGCGTAGGACCAACCCACGATATTCTTCCTGGACAAGACTTGGAATATGTCATCCGCTTCCAAAATACAGGAACAGATACCGCTTTTAATATCGTCATTTTGGATACCCTTTCGAGTCACTTTGATCTATTGTCGGTACAATCGGGTGTATCCAGCGACGATTACAGCTTTGAACTATTGGGCAACGGTGTCCTAAAATGGACTTTTTCCAACATCATGCTTCCTGACAGCAATGTCAATGAACCCTTGAGTCATGGTTTTGTGACCTTTAAAGTGGCACAGGCTCCCAATCTTCCTAATGGAACTGTTTTGTTAAACAAAGCTGCTATCTATTTTGATTTTAATCTTCCAATTATTACCAATTCAGCCCATCACACCATCCATAAAAAGGTTTTTACAATAAATGTTGATCAAGTTGCTTCTCCAACCTCAATGATTCGCATTTTTCCTAATCCAACTACTGGAATATTAAACATTGACTATCCATCTTCTCAGTCCTACCAAATCGTTCTTTACGATAACCTTGGAAGGATTTTATTGAGCAAAAAAGCAGAACAGCAACAAACAGAACTCGATATTTCGGAGATAAATCCAGGGATTTATTTTGTCACCATCTATAATCAGGAAAAATCTATTGTTCGCAAGATAATCAAAAATTAA
- a CDS encoding PKD domain-containing protein: MKNVMYLIVAMVTIFGIWACSKEANLEEHLNASKTSTKESSSGFRLNHNDLQSIVSYNAQHDVLVFNSLDDVYRLQEYLSNQNPYDRGNTTQIITELEKVLTHGFASGSQSSNNGVNLQNLQLLLENSHPLSDVVLEKMLDVHRQVNFPNTFVTTILRTNVPFSYDVREKVTGMTNLSMADKTGILEADDDLLDRMDYVYEDFLKLFPTYKSTYEYMVNKNIQDLNAGMSVTDRRFDDCVLKTDFERLIRNEKYEVYIDGHLLKAYTDCKEIMFKASMNVAYNDLQAVDGNGNVTIPTLSETAQGISMTTINQSIPTAYAAYNPQEFDPIGTDPSTDINYNTALQTINIIETCPKSNYIANLYTLANDKSVQFDNTTNFTNVPDPTAVHQYWDFGDGTGSFLTNPVHTYSAYGTYNVILTSFSTDCGCWHRHKTEITIQEPRMRGGNLDCEIFPSIVDYNTNDYIFTIYANPDVTPALPGNEVFSYVYKVYKTTNGGVSYNLVATINSVNDNIDYDAGGIGKYYVQVEATWDDGCFSVFYTEDITLTDVATPVSGCCDKKAKEKDKELPYTVGSNYYEFKYKDIIRGRVLKRVGGQQSLYKRNAKGKMKKVKANHDVDVGSNHCPKLISGECQLAWNNYQDLTNTGTERRFEYGNYWPSEDNFAFKGTCDFTHFCSYGPDLVVNGYVQTLVCEE, from the coding sequence ATGAAAAATGTAATGTATCTAATTGTCGCTATGGTGACAATTTTCGGGATTTGGGCTTGCTCCAAAGAAGCCAACTTAGAAGAACATCTAAATGCTTCTAAAACATCAACGAAAGAAAGTTCCTCTGGCTTTAGACTTAATCACAACGATCTACAATCTATTGTTAGTTATAATGCCCAACACGATGTATTGGTCTTTAATTCACTGGACGATGTCTATCGATTACAGGAATATTTAAGCAATCAGAATCCGTACGATAGAGGAAATACCACTCAAATTATAACAGAATTAGAAAAGGTGCTTACTCATGGATTTGCATCGGGAAGCCAGTCAAGTAACAATGGCGTTAATTTGCAAAACTTGCAACTTTTGTTGGAAAATTCACATCCCCTTAGCGATGTTGTACTAGAAAAAATGCTTGATGTTCATCGACAAGTAAATTTCCCCAATACCTTTGTCACAACTATTTTGAGAACCAATGTGCCATTTTCTTACGATGTTAGAGAAAAAGTAACGGGAATGACGAACTTATCAATGGCAGATAAGACAGGTATTTTGGAAGCAGACGATGATCTTTTGGATCGAATGGATTATGTTTATGAAGACTTTTTGAAGCTATTTCCTACGTATAAGTCAACGTATGAATATATGGTCAATAAAAACATTCAGGATTTAAATGCTGGAATGAGTGTTACCGATCGACGTTTTGACGACTGCGTCCTTAAAACTGATTTTGAGCGATTGATAAGAAATGAAAAATACGAAGTTTATATTGATGGGCATCTTTTAAAGGCATATACCGATTGCAAAGAAATTATGTTCAAGGCATCTATGAATGTTGCTTATAATGATTTGCAAGCTGTGGACGGAAATGGAAATGTAACGATTCCAACGCTCTCAGAAACTGCTCAGGGAATTAGTATGACAACCATTAACCAAAGTATTCCTACTGCTTATGCTGCTTATAATCCCCAAGAGTTTGACCCGATTGGAACGGATCCAAGTACAGATATTAATTACAATACAGCGCTTCAAACAATCAATATTATTGAAACCTGCCCTAAGTCGAATTATATTGCCAATTTGTACACACTAGCCAATGACAAATCTGTTCAATTTGACAATACAACGAATTTTACAAATGTGCCTGACCCTACTGCTGTTCACCAGTATTGGGATTTTGGAGATGGTACAGGAAGCTTTTTGACCAATCCTGTTCATACTTATTCTGCCTATGGAACTTACAATGTTATTTTGACTTCATTTAGTACCGATTGTGGTTGTTGGCACAGACACAAAACAGAAATTACAATACAGGAACCACGTATGAGAGGTGGGAATTTGGATTGCGAAATTTTCCCTTCGATTGTCGATTATAATACCAATGACTATATTTTTACCATTTATGCCAATCCAGATGTTACCCCTGCACTGCCTGGAAACGAAGTTTTTAGTTATGTCTATAAGGTGTACAAGACAACCAATGGTGGTGTTAGCTATAATTTGGTGGCGACAATAAATTCTGTCAATGACAATATAGATTATGATGCTGGTGGAATTGGAAAATACTATGTACAAGTTGAAGCAACTTGGGACGATGGTTGCTTTTCTGTCTTTTATACTGAGGATATAACGTTGACAGATGTTGCCACACCTGTTTCAGGTTGTTGCGACAAGAAAGCCAAGGAAAAAGATAAAGAACTTCCTTATACAGTTGGATCCAATTATTATGAGTTTAAATACAAAGATATTATAAGAGGAAGAGTGCTCAAAAGAGTGGGAGGGCAGCAAAGCTTATACAAAAGAAATGCTAAAGGAAAAATGAAAAAAGTGAAAGCCAATCACGATGTTGATGTAGGGTCTAATCATTGCCCAAAATTAATTAGTGGTGAATGCCAGTTGGCTTGGAATAACTATCAAGACCTTACCAATACAGGAACAGAAAGAAGATTTGAATACGGCAATTATTGGCCTTCTGAAGATAATTTTGCCTTTAAAGGAACTTGCGATTTTACACATTTTTGTAGTTATGGACCAGACTTGGTTGTTAATGGTTATGTTCAAACTTTAGTCTGCGAAGAATAA
- a CDS encoding DUF2867 domain-containing protein: protein MAPSNSILKEVGLKETYLIHNNMDDVDFWDNFQLASKKLNYLPEPKDLMIAFFKAFPKSFLILLHTREFIAKRLKLKTAPESDKKSRMEKLHAFQGNIGERVAIFEVLDKTEIELLTGQKDTHLDFKLSFISYKTNGITYLELATTVILNNRLGKAYFFIVKPFHKFYLKIILKRMENILIHKDW from the coding sequence ATGGCACCATCAAATAGTATATTAAAAGAAGTTGGGTTAAAGGAAACCTATTTAATCCATAACAATATGGACGATGTAGACTTTTGGGACAATTTTCAACTGGCTTCAAAAAAACTGAATTACCTCCCTGAGCCCAAAGACTTGATGATTGCGTTCTTTAAAGCATTTCCTAAGTCATTTTTAATATTATTACACACCAGAGAGTTTATTGCCAAGCGTTTGAAGTTAAAAACGGCTCCAGAATCAGACAAAAAGTCACGCATGGAAAAATTGCATGCTTTTCAGGGGAATATTGGCGAGCGTGTTGCTATTTTTGAGGTCTTGGATAAAACAGAAATTGAGCTATTAACAGGGCAAAAGGATACACATCTTGACTTCAAATTATCTTTTATTAGCTACAAAACCAATGGCATCACCTACTTGGAACTTGCAACAACTGTAATCCTCAACAATAGACTTGGAAAGGCATACTTTTTTATTGTTAAGCCATTTCATAAGTTTTATCTCAAAATAATTCTAAAAAGAATGGAAAACATTCTAATTCATAAAGATTGGTAA
- a CDS encoding aspartyl/asparaginyl beta-hydroxylase domain-containing protein, translating to MPSPINPPTTNIDRIKLPFSFDANKILAEIEALQLTPFEYYNAIQLRAPAHFVDTSLPIPPPASDYADGSWTDWLDTPILKASPYLMEVVDFFRAHTKVTLVRLLRLAPHSTVKEHTDPTLALEVEQSVIRLTIPITHNNEVTFYLNNQPVPMQPGECWYLKLNDPHRIDNNGSTERINLTIDMIPNEWVRSTIKDSFANHS from the coding sequence ATGCCATCACCAATAAACCCACCCACTACAAATATTGATCGAATTAAGCTGCCTTTTTCTTTTGATGCCAACAAAATACTAGCCGAAATTGAAGCACTTCAACTCACTCCCTTTGAGTATTACAATGCAATTCAACTAAGAGCTCCTGCCCACTTTGTGGATACTTCTTTACCCATTCCGCCCCCTGCCAGTGACTATGCAGATGGTTCTTGGACAGATTGGCTGGACACCCCCATACTAAAAGCATCTCCCTATTTGATGGAAGTGGTCGATTTTTTTCGAGCACACACTAAGGTTACATTGGTTAGGCTGCTTCGTTTAGCTCCTCATTCTACGGTAAAAGAACATACCGATCCTACCCTAGCCTTAGAAGTAGAACAATCGGTTATCCGACTTACCATTCCCATTACTCATAATAATGAGGTTACGTTTTACCTAAATAACCAACCTGTTCCTATGCAACCAGGAGAATGTTGGTACCTAAAGCTCAATGATCCACATAGGATCGACAATAATGGCTCAACGGAACGCATTAACCTAACTATAGATATGATTCCCAATGAATGGGTTCGTTCGACCATAAAAGATAGTTTTGCTAACCATTCTTAG
- a CDS encoding tetratricopeptide repeat protein, whose translation MRSFKIYSMQTGNNCSLLFFLLFCWANLLQAQSEKEFYTTATSKYELGKFEEAIAYYTKAIAAKKSYTYAFYGRGLTYMSIGDYTNALADFERVVGLNPQFINIYYSRGRSKVGLGDYKGGIADFKNAIMSNEMNSYAYVGMGNCLAALKDYPAALDQLNRSIEIYAGDPQAFLVRGKVYDAMTDYDKALADYNKALEMTPKEPEVYAKRAYTKVKMNNHEGATFDFDKAIALNPDHVSIYLNRAASKEWLKNYQGAVNDYNKAVSLTPQNTLIYNQRALVKVKMKEYAAAIQDYDYSISLNPNYTEAYINRGLANGASNNHNAAILDYDKALAIAPDDIRAYFYRGSTKLEQGDYDGAIKDLSKVIRLDENHANAYYFRAMAQCKNEKYKSAIQDFDKALLLEPQLLAAIKERATAKYLLYDFKGAIQDYTKLIKQGSTDGEAYYYRAQAKRKAGNTKAACMDYSKAKDMGYEKASEALLEHCGG comes from the coding sequence ATGAGATCATTTAAAATTTATTCCATGCAAACTGGAAACAATTGTAGTTTACTTTTTTTTCTTCTTTTTTGTTGGGCAAATTTGTTGCAGGCTCAATCAGAGAAAGAATTCTATACCACAGCAACTTCTAAATACGAATTGGGGAAATTTGAGGAAGCTATTGCTTATTATACCAAAGCTATTGCCGCCAAAAAAAGTTATACGTATGCTTTTTATGGTCGAGGGTTGACTTATATGAGTATAGGAGATTATACAAATGCCTTGGCTGATTTTGAGCGAGTCGTTGGTTTAAACCCTCAATTTATTAATATTTATTATAGTAGAGGGAGAAGCAAAGTAGGATTGGGGGACTACAAGGGCGGAATCGCTGATTTTAAAAATGCGATCATGAGCAATGAAATGAATTCTTATGCCTATGTAGGGATGGGAAATTGTTTAGCTGCGTTAAAAGACTATCCTGCTGCATTAGACCAACTTAATCGTTCCATAGAAATTTATGCTGGAGATCCTCAGGCTTTTTTGGTAAGAGGAAAGGTTTATGATGCAATGACAGACTATGATAAGGCCTTAGCAGATTATAACAAAGCGCTTGAAATGACTCCTAAAGAACCAGAAGTATATGCCAAAAGAGCCTACACTAAGGTGAAAATGAACAATCACGAAGGGGCAACCTTTGATTTTGACAAAGCAATCGCACTGAATCCTGATCATGTTTCAATTTACCTGAATCGGGCAGCTTCTAAAGAATGGTTAAAAAATTATCAAGGAGCAGTGAACGATTATAATAAGGCTGTGAGTTTAACACCTCAAAATACGCTTATTTATAATCAACGAGCTTTGGTAAAAGTTAAAATGAAAGAATATGCAGCCGCAATTCAGGATTATGATTATTCGATTAGTTTAAATCCTAACTATACAGAGGCTTATATCAATAGGGGATTGGCAAATGGTGCATCTAATAATCACAACGCAGCAATCCTAGATTACGACAAAGCCCTAGCCATAGCTCCAGATGATATAAGGGCTTATTTTTATAGAGGGTCTACCAAATTAGAGCAAGGAGATTACGATGGAGCGATTAAGGATTTGTCAAAGGTAATTAGGTTGGATGAAAACCATGCAAATGCCTATTATTTTAGAGCTATGGCACAATGCAAAAACGAAAAATATAAAAGTGCGATTCAAGATTTTGATAAAGCACTTCTGTTGGAGCCCCAACTCCTTGCCGCAATAAAAGAACGTGCTACTGCAAAATATCTTTTATATGATTTTAAAGGAGCTATTCAAGATTATACAAAATTGATTAAGCAAGGCTCAACAGATGGAGAAGCCTATTATTATCGAGCACAGGCCAAGCGGAAAGCTGGCAATACAAAAGCGGCTTGCATGGATTACAGCAAGGCTAAGGACATGGGCTATGAAAAGGCGAGTGAAGCTTTGTTAGAACATTGTGGTGGATAG
- a CDS encoding ABA4-like family protein, whose translation MDSQLLFKIFNGAILLPWALLLFLPKWKGTQRMIEWKFPVLFLGLAYFVLLINDLGTTGNNGIDFSSLEAIKTAFGRDEVMLIGWIHYLAFDLFVGMWESVDAQKNGLPHYLLVPCLVLTLMYGPLGFVLYWVFRQFFASSKKR comes from the coding sequence ATGGACAGTCAACTTTTATTTAAAATTTTTAATGGGGCTATTTTGCTACCTTGGGCTTTGTTGTTATTTCTACCTAAGTGGAAAGGAACGCAACGTATGATAGAGTGGAAGTTTCCAGTGTTATTTTTAGGGCTGGCTTATTTTGTATTGTTAATTAATGATTTGGGAACAACTGGTAATAATGGAATAGATTTTTCTTCTTTGGAAGCTATCAAAACAGCTTTTGGGCGAGATGAGGTAATGTTAATAGGTTGGATACATTATCTTGCTTTTGACTTGTTTGTAGGAATGTGGGAGTCTGTCGATGCACAGAAAAACGGACTCCCACATTATCTACTTGTGCCTTGTTTGGTACTTACCTTGATGTACGGTCCTTTGGGATTTGTTTTATATTGGGTGTTCCGTCAGTTTTTTGCCTCTTCAAAAAAAAGATAA
- the nadC gene encoding carboxylating nicotinate-nucleotide diphosphorylase — protein sequence MDKIDAQELQNFIVNALDEDVRDGDHTSLACVPAEAVGSAKLLVKDNGILAGVELAKKIFYHVDPTFEIDIFIEEGSPVKYGDVAFEVRGKSQAILKAERLVLNAMQRMSGIATLSRQFVDAVEGLKVQILDTRKTTPLLRFLEKWAVRIGGATNYRTGLYDRIMIKDNHIDFCGTITQAVLQTEQYLAANDLALEITLEVRDMKELEEALAVGKINRIMLDNFDTETMRKAVELINGKFEVEASGGITLETVRAYAETGVDFISVGALTHSFKSMDLSLKKK from the coding sequence ATGGATAAGATTGATGCACAAGAACTTCAGAATTTTATTGTTAATGCCTTAGATGAAGATGTCCGTGATGGGGATCATACTTCTTTGGCTTGTGTGCCTGCTGAGGCAGTAGGAAGTGCAAAATTATTGGTGAAGGACAATGGGATTCTTGCAGGGGTGGAGTTGGCAAAAAAAATATTTTATCACGTAGACCCAACGTTTGAAATTGATATTTTTATAGAAGAAGGAAGTCCTGTTAAATATGGTGATGTGGCTTTTGAGGTAAGGGGAAAGAGCCAGGCGATTCTAAAAGCAGAACGTTTGGTCTTAAATGCTATGCAGCGAATGAGCGGAATTGCGACCTTATCTCGTCAATTTGTAGATGCCGTTGAAGGGTTAAAAGTGCAAATTTTGGACACTCGAAAAACAACGCCTTTATTGCGCTTTTTAGAAAAATGGGCTGTTCGTATTGGAGGGGCTACAAATTATCGAACGGGCTTGTACGATAGAATAATGATAAAAGACAATCACATTGATTTTTGTGGAACGATTACTCAAGCTGTTTTGCAAACAGAACAATATCTTGCCGCTAATGATTTAGCCTTAGAAATTACACTTGAAGTAAGAGATATGAAAGAATTGGAGGAGGCATTAGCTGTCGGAAAAATCAACCGTATTATGCTGGACAATTTTGATACAGAAACCATGCGCAAAGCTGTTGAGCTAATCAATGGAAAATTTGAAGTAGAGGCATCGGGAGGAATCACTTTAGAAACAGTTCGAGCTTATGCAGAAACAGGAGTAGATTTTATATCTGTTGGTGCGCTAACCCATTCTTTTAAGAGTATGGATTTAAGCCTCAAAAAGAAATAG
- the bshA gene encoding N-acetyl-alpha-D-glucosaminyl L-malate synthase BshA encodes MKIGIVCYPTYGGSGVVATELGKGLASRGHQVHFISYRQPARLDTFHENIFYKEVRFANYPLFDYPPYETALASKLVDVVKYDKLDILHVHYAIPHASVAYMAKKILLNEGIYIPVVTTLHGTDITLVGKDPAYAPTVTFAMNKSDGLTAVSESLKQDTLNFFDVKKEIKVIPNFIDFNRFKKTNKDHFKKAIAPNGEKIITHISNFRKVKRVDDAIRIFDIVHKKISSKLLLIGDGPERQNLEQLCRELNLCDDIRFLGKQDAIEELLAISDLFLMPSSSESFGLSALEAMACEVPVISSNAGGLSEVNIHGKTGFLSNIGDVPDMATNALKILEDEATHSVFRQNALAQAQAFDIHNILPIYEEYYKQIIETAVFAKESDSL; translated from the coding sequence ATGAAAATTGGAATCGTCTGTTACCCTACTTATGGTGGTTCGGGAGTTGTTGCAACAGAATTGGGAAAAGGCTTGGCATCTAGAGGACACCAAGTCCATTTTATTAGTTATAGACAACCTGCTCGCTTAGATACCTTTCACGAAAATATTTTTTATAAAGAAGTTCGTTTTGCCAATTATCCATTATTTGATTACCCTCCTTACGAAACGGCATTAGCCAGCAAACTAGTAGACGTTGTCAAATACGATAAATTAGATATTTTGCACGTTCATTATGCCATTCCTCATGCTTCTGTTGCATATATGGCAAAAAAAATTCTATTGAATGAGGGAATTTATATACCTGTTGTAACAACACTTCATGGTACAGATATTACCTTGGTCGGAAAAGATCCTGCCTACGCCCCTACAGTTACTTTTGCTATGAATAAATCGGATGGGCTAACGGCTGTATCTGAAAGTCTCAAACAAGATACCTTAAACTTTTTTGATGTCAAAAAAGAGATCAAAGTCATTCCCAATTTTATTGATTTTAATCGTTTCAAAAAAACCAACAAAGATCATTTCAAAAAAGCCATTGCACCAAATGGCGAAAAAATTATTACCCACATTTCTAACTTTCGCAAAGTAAAACGAGTAGACGATGCTATTCGTATTTTTGACATTGTACATAAAAAAATATCGTCTAAATTATTGCTGATAGGAGATGGTCCAGAACGACAAAATTTGGAGCAATTATGTCGTGAACTTAATTTGTGCGATGACATTCGTTTTTTGGGGAAACAAGACGCAATCGAAGAGCTGTTGGCTATTTCTGACCTGTTTCTAATGCCATCAAGCAGTGAAAGTTTTGGTTTATCTGCCTTAGAGGCAATGGCTTGTGAAGTTCCAGTTATTTCGTCTAATGCTGGCGGGTTATCGGAAGTTAATATACATGGCAAAACAGGTTTTTTGAGCAACATTGGTGATGTCCCTGATATGGCAACCAATGCTTTAAAAATTTTGGAAGATGAAGCTACTCATTCTGTCTTTAGACAAAATGCATTGGCTCAAGCTCAAGCTTTTGACATCCATAATATTTTGCCGATTTATGAAGAGTATTACAAACAAATTATAGAAACAGCTGTTTTTGCAAAAGAAAGTGATTCCTTATAA